In the Sebastes fasciatus isolate fSebFas1 chromosome 20, fSebFas1.pri, whole genome shotgun sequence genome, one interval contains:
- the LOC141758918 gene encoding uncharacterized protein LOC141758918 isoform X2: MDESALESYFDKFIANLHFKMETEDEEEEEEEEEEDDEEEAFFRLLPDELLTLYQKVTETPTRLSRTVLPDSITRQKHISQNPTGGSTMLELVRPVRPETPVTQQAELLPRIQNVVSTVDLGCTLDLHFIARKAWNVEYKPQVYQGLIMRIREPRATALIYKSGKVVCTGARSAEQSRLAARKFGRIVLKLGFPVHFRNFKICNMMASCRTFPVQLENLALREPCSYEPELFPGLFYKGVAGISVRINASGKVSFIGGRSEAEILRAFDVVCPILSRYRRSVRS; this comes from the exons ATGGACGAGTCGGCGTTGGAGAGCTACTTTGATAAATTCATTGCAAAT TTGCACttcaagatggagacggaggatgaagaggaggaggaggaggaagaggaggaggatgacgaGGAGGAGGCATTCTTCAGGTTACTGCCTGATGAGCTCCTGACGCTGTACCAGAAGGTCACAGAAACACCAACCAGACTGAGTAGAACTGTGTTACCAGACAGCATCACCCGTCAGAAACACATCTCCCAGAATCCCACAGGAGGGTCGACCATGCTGGAGCTGGTTCGACCCGTGAGACCCGAGACGCCGGTGACACAGCAAGCAGAACTCCTCCCACGGATACA GAACGTGGTCTCTACGGTGGATCTGGGCTGTACTCTTGACCTGCACTTCATCGCTCGCAAGGCGTGGAACGTAGAGTACAAACCACAG GTTTACCAGGGCCTCATCATGAGGATCCGGGAGCCGCGGGCCACAGCGCTGATCTACAAATCTGGGAAAGTTGTCTGTACGGGAGCCAGGAG CGCCGAGCAGTCCAGACTGGCGGCCAGGAAGTTCGGCCGCATCGTGCTGAAGCTGGGCTTCCCGGTCCACTTCAGGAACTTCAAGATCTGCAACATGATGGCCAGCTGCAGAACCTTCCCGGTCCAGTTGGAGAACCTGGCCCTCCGGGAGCCCTGCAG TTACGAACCGGAGCTGTTTCCTGGCCTCTTCTACAAAGGTGTCGCTGGGATCTCTGTGAGGATCAACGCATCTGGGAAGGTTTCTTTCATCG GAGGTCGAAGTGAAGCTGAGATCCTCAGAGCGTTTGATGTCGTCTGTCCGATCCTGAGCCGCTACAGGAGGTCCGTCCGATCCTGA
- the LOC141758918 gene encoding uncharacterized protein LOC141758918 isoform X4, with translation MDESALESYFDKFIANLHFKMETEDEEEEEEEEEEDDEEEAFFRLLPDELLTLYQKVTETPTRLSRTVLPDSITRQKHISQNPTGGSTMLELVRPVRPETPVTQQAELLPRIQNVVSTVDLGCTLDLHFIARKAWNVEYKPQVYQGLIMRIREPRATALIYKSGKVVCTGARSAEQSRLAARKFGRIVLKLGFPVHFRNFKICNMMASCRTFPVQLENLALREPCSYEPELFPGLFYKGVAGISVRINASGKVSFIGGRSEAEILRAFDVVCPILSRYRRSVRS, from the exons ATGGACGAGTCGGCGTTGGAGAGCTACTTTGATAAATTCATTGCAAAT TTGCACttcaagatggagacggaggatgaagaggaggaggaggaggaagaggaggaggatgacgaGGAGGAGGCATTCTTCAGGTTACTGCCTGATGAGCTCCTGACGCTGTACCAGAAGGTCACAGAAACACCAACCAGACTGAGTAGAACTGTGTTACCAGACAGCATCACCCGTCAGAAACACATCTCCCAGAATCCCACAGGAGGGTCGACCATGCTGGAGCTGGTTCGACCCGTGAGACCCGAGACGCCGGTGACACAGCAAGCAGAACTCCTCCCACGGATACA GAACGTGGTCTCTACGGTGGATCTGGGCTGTACTCTTGACCTGCACTTCATCGCTCGCAAGGCGTGGAACGTAGAGTACAAACCACAG GTTTACCAGGGCCTCATCATGAGGATCCGGGAGCCGCGGGCCACAGCGCTGATCTACAAATCTGGGAAAGTTGTCTGTACGGGAGCCAGGAG CGCCGAGCAGTCCAGACTGGCGGCCAGGAAGTTCGGCCGCATCGTGCTGAAGCTGGGCTTCCCGGTCCACTTCAGGAACTTCAAGATCTGCAACATGATGGCCAGCTGCAGAACCTTCCCGGTCCAGTTGGAGAACCTGGCCCTCCGGGAGCCCTGCAG TTACGAACCGGAGCTGTTTCCTGGCCTCTTCTACAAAGGTGTCGCTGGGATCTCTGTGAGGATCAACGCATCTGGGAAGGTTTCTTTCATCG GAGGTCGAAGTGAAGCTGAGATCCTCAGAGCGTTTGATGTCGTCTGTCCGATCCTGAGCCGCTACAGGAG GTCTGTCCGATCCTGA
- the LOC141758918 gene encoding uncharacterized protein LOC141758918 isoform X5 produces the protein MDESALESYFDKFIANLHFKMETEDEEEEEEEEEEDDEEEAFFRLLPDELLTLYQKVTETPTRLSRTVLPDSITRQKHISQNPTGGSTMLELVRPVRPETPVTQQAELLPRIQNVVSTVDLGCTLDLHFIARKAWNVEYKPQVYQGLIMRIREPRATALIYKSGKVVCTGARSAEQSRLAARKFGRIVLKLGFPVHFRNFKICNMMASCRTFPVQLENLALREPCSYEPELFPGLFYKGVAGISVRINASGKVSFIGGRSEAEILRAFDVVCPILSRYRRS, from the exons ATGGACGAGTCGGCGTTGGAGAGCTACTTTGATAAATTCATTGCAAAT TTGCACttcaagatggagacggaggatgaagaggaggaggaggaggaagaggaggaggatgacgaGGAGGAGGCATTCTTCAGGTTACTGCCTGATGAGCTCCTGACGCTGTACCAGAAGGTCACAGAAACACCAACCAGACTGAGTAGAACTGTGTTACCAGACAGCATCACCCGTCAGAAACACATCTCCCAGAATCCCACAGGAGGGTCGACCATGCTGGAGCTGGTTCGACCCGTGAGACCCGAGACGCCGGTGACACAGCAAGCAGAACTCCTCCCACGGATACA GAACGTGGTCTCTACGGTGGATCTGGGCTGTACTCTTGACCTGCACTTCATCGCTCGCAAGGCGTGGAACGTAGAGTACAAACCACAG GTTTACCAGGGCCTCATCATGAGGATCCGGGAGCCGCGGGCCACAGCGCTGATCTACAAATCTGGGAAAGTTGTCTGTACGGGAGCCAGGAG CGCCGAGCAGTCCAGACTGGCGGCCAGGAAGTTCGGCCGCATCGTGCTGAAGCTGGGCTTCCCGGTCCACTTCAGGAACTTCAAGATCTGCAACATGATGGCCAGCTGCAGAACCTTCCCGGTCCAGTTGGAGAACCTGGCCCTCCGGGAGCCCTGCAG TTACGAACCGGAGCTGTTTCCTGGCCTCTTCTACAAAGGTGTCGCTGGGATCTCTGTGAGGATCAACGCATCTGGGAAGGTTTCTTTCATCG GAGGTCGAAGTGAAGCTGAGATCCTCAGAGCGTTTGATGTCGTCTGTCCGATCCTGAGCCGCTACAGGAG GTCGTGA
- the LOC141758920 gene encoding transmembrane protein 100-like yields MAHLFLASKIAMPDDLHSKGGARIPRSAVRMPTSISAEKLSRDKARKDCGDVVVTKHVPHINEVQLTAVTGGAEMSCYRCTVPFGVVVLIAGIVVTVVAYTFNSHGSTISVLGLVLLSAGLGLLGSSAVCWRVRLRKKKDKRRESQTALMASQGYCVA; encoded by the coding sequence ATGGCCCACCTCTTCCTCGCCAGTAAGATCGCCATGCCGGATGACCTCCACTCCAAAGGCGGCGCCAGGATCCCCAGGAGCGCCGTCAGGATGCCGACATCAATCTCCGCCGAGAAGCTGAGCCGGGACAAGGCCAGGAAGGACTGCGGCGACGTTGTTGTGACGAAGCACGTCCCGCACATCAACGAGGTCCAGCTGACGGCGGTCACCGGTGGCGCCGAGATGTCCTGCTACCGCTGCACCGTGCCGTTTGGCGTGGTGGTCCTCATTGCCGGCATCGTGGTCACGGTTGTGGCGTACACCTTCAACTCCCACGGGTCCACCATCTCGGTGCTTGGGCTggtgctgctgtctgctggactgGGCCTGCTGGGATCCAGCGCCGTCTGCTGGAGGGTCCgactgaggaagaagaaggacaaACGGCGGGAGAGCCAGACCGCCCTCATGGCCAGCCAGGGATACTGCGTGGCCTGA
- the LOC141758918 gene encoding uncharacterized protein LOC141758918 isoform X6, with translation MDESALESYFDKFIANMETEDEEEEEEEEEEDDEEEAFFRLLPDELLTLYQKVTETPTRLSRTVLPDSITRQKHISQNPTGGSTMLELVRPVRPETPVTQQAELLPRIQNVVSTVDLGCTLDLHFIARKAWNVEYKPQVYQGLIMRIREPRATALIYKSGKVVCTGARSAEQSRLAARKFGRIVLKLGFPVHFRNFKICNMMASCRTFPVQLENLALREPCSYEPELFPGLFYKGVAGISVRINASGKVSFIGGRSEAEILRAFDVVCPILSRYRRSVRS, from the exons ATGGACGAGTCGGCGTTGGAGAGCTACTTTGATAAATTCATTGCAAAT atggagacggaggatgaagaggaggaggaggaggaagaggaggaggatgacgaGGAGGAGGCATTCTTCAGGTTACTGCCTGATGAGCTCCTGACGCTGTACCAGAAGGTCACAGAAACACCAACCAGACTGAGTAGAACTGTGTTACCAGACAGCATCACCCGTCAGAAACACATCTCCCAGAATCCCACAGGAGGGTCGACCATGCTGGAGCTGGTTCGACCCGTGAGACCCGAGACGCCGGTGACACAGCAAGCAGAACTCCTCCCACGGATACA GAACGTGGTCTCTACGGTGGATCTGGGCTGTACTCTTGACCTGCACTTCATCGCTCGCAAGGCGTGGAACGTAGAGTACAAACCACAG GTTTACCAGGGCCTCATCATGAGGATCCGGGAGCCGCGGGCCACAGCGCTGATCTACAAATCTGGGAAAGTTGTCTGTACGGGAGCCAGGAG CGCCGAGCAGTCCAGACTGGCGGCCAGGAAGTTCGGCCGCATCGTGCTGAAGCTGGGCTTCCCGGTCCACTTCAGGAACTTCAAGATCTGCAACATGATGGCCAGCTGCAGAACCTTCCCGGTCCAGTTGGAGAACCTGGCCCTCCGGGAGCCCTGCAG TTACGAACCGGAGCTGTTTCCTGGCCTCTTCTACAAAGGTGTCGCTGGGATCTCTGTGAGGATCAACGCATCTGGGAAGGTTTCTTTCATCG GAGGTCGAAGTGAAGCTGAGATCCTCAGAGCGTTTGATGTCGTCTGTCCGATCCTGAGCCGCTACAGGAG GTCTGTCCGATCCTGA